From a region of the Burkholderia sp. PAMC 26561 genome:
- a CDS encoding NRAMP family divalent metal transporter, which translates to MNKPLPDYDAEGPDPVIGPTKPHLLGVLGPGLITGASDDDPSGIATYSQVGAAFGYGLSWTLLFSYPLMVAIQMISARIGRTTGHGIAGVLRRHYPAWLLQWIVVLLLIANIVNVGADLGAMADALSLLLPGPKWLYVLLFSVICVAMQLLLQYTRYVAVLKWFTLSLFAYFAVLAVAHVDWSRLASSLFIPRPLWTSAYLTAVVAVFGTTISPYLFFWQSGEEVEDMRVHPRRVDLFDAPEQGPAALHRIEVDTMAGMGLSNMVALAILATTAATLHAGGIVDIETSAQAAQALRPIAGPFAALFFTVGLIGTGFLAVPVLAGSAAYAIGEARDWPVGFTRKMQEAKAFYATIAIATLIGMVINFTSVNPIKALYWSAVLNGVVAVPVMFVMMKIACRPDIMGRFAARGWLRALGWIATAVMLVISVAMVVTSI; encoded by the coding sequence ATGAATAAGCCCTTACCGGATTACGATGCAGAAGGTCCCGATCCCGTAATAGGCCCGACCAAACCGCATCTGCTGGGCGTGCTGGGTCCCGGCCTCATTACAGGCGCCTCCGACGACGACCCCAGCGGCATCGCCACGTATAGCCAGGTGGGCGCGGCCTTCGGCTATGGGCTGTCGTGGACGCTGCTCTTCAGCTATCCGTTGATGGTCGCCATCCAGATGATCAGCGCCCGCATCGGCCGCACTACCGGCCACGGCATTGCGGGCGTCCTGCGCCGGCACTATCCGGCATGGCTGCTGCAATGGATCGTCGTGCTGCTGCTGATTGCGAACATCGTCAACGTGGGCGCCGATCTGGGCGCCATGGCCGATGCACTCTCGCTTTTACTGCCGGGTCCCAAATGGCTGTATGTGCTGCTGTTCTCAGTGATCTGCGTCGCCATGCAGTTGTTGCTGCAATACACACGCTACGTGGCCGTGCTCAAGTGGTTCACGCTCTCCCTGTTTGCTTATTTCGCCGTGCTGGCCGTGGCGCATGTCGACTGGTCCCGGCTCGCAAGCAGCCTGTTTATTCCGCGTCCGCTCTGGACATCGGCATATCTGACTGCTGTTGTTGCCGTGTTCGGAACCACTATCAGCCCCTATCTGTTTTTCTGGCAGTCCGGCGAAGAAGTCGAGGACATGCGCGTGCATCCGCGGCGCGTGGATCTCTTCGATGCACCCGAGCAGGGTCCGGCGGCGCTGCATCGAATAGAAGTCGATACGATGGCCGGCATGGGGCTATCCAACATGGTCGCCCTGGCGATCCTCGCGACCACGGCGGCGACGCTGCACGCGGGCGGCATTGTCGATATTGAAACCTCCGCGCAGGCAGCCCAGGCGCTGCGGCCGATTGCCGGCCCGTTCGCTGCGCTGTTTTTCACGGTTGGGCTGATCGGGACCGGCTTCCTGGCCGTGCCGGTGCTGGCCGGATCGGCGGCTTATGCGATCGGCGAGGCGCGCGACTGGCCGGTGGGTTTCACCCGCAAGATGCAGGAAGCGAAGGCGTTTTACGCGACTATCGCGATTGCCACGCTGATCGGCATGGTCATCAATTTCACTTCCGTCAATCCAATCAAGGCGCTCTACTGGAGCGCGGTGCTCAATGGCGTGGTCGCGGTGCCCGTGATGTTCGTGATGATGAAAATCGCGTGCCGCCCGGACATCATGGGGAGATTCGCCGCTCGGGGCTGGCTGCGCGCGCTCGGCTGGATTGCGACGGCCGTCATGCTGGTGATTTCGGTCGCCATGGTGGTGACGTCGATTTGA
- a CDS encoding alpha/beta fold hydrolase, whose product MLKNIATGLLDIAYEEQGDPNGWPVILSHGFPYDIHAYDDVTPRLTAQGARVLTPYLRGYGPTRFLASTTPRSGQQAALGADLRALLDALQIEQAVLGGYDWGGRASCIVAALYPARARGLVSVNGYNIQNLAAATQPESPEKEYRLWYQYYFHGERGRAGLSENRREFCRLLWSLWSPTWHFNDDTYARSAAAFDNPDFVDVVIHSYRHRYGLVDGDPQFDDIERRLAVMPSITVPAITLQGDADGVSPPGGSQAGLKRFTGRHENRVVPNAGHNLAQEAPDAFADAILEVNAWAG is encoded by the coding sequence ATGCTCAAGAACATTGCAACCGGTTTGCTTGACATCGCTTACGAAGAACAAGGCGATCCCAACGGATGGCCGGTGATCCTGTCGCACGGCTTTCCATACGATATTCACGCCTACGACGACGTCACACCGCGCCTGACGGCCCAGGGCGCCCGGGTCCTGACGCCCTATCTGCGGGGCTACGGACCGACGCGCTTTCTTGCGTCGACGACACCCCGGTCAGGTCAGCAGGCAGCGCTCGGGGCGGACCTGCGGGCGCTGCTCGACGCACTTCAGATCGAACAAGCCGTGCTCGGCGGATACGACTGGGGCGGCCGCGCGTCGTGCATCGTGGCAGCGCTCTACCCGGCAAGAGCGCGAGGTCTGGTTTCCGTGAACGGCTACAACATCCAGAATCTGGCTGCCGCTACGCAGCCCGAAAGTCCAGAGAAGGAATACCGGCTTTGGTACCAGTACTATTTCCACGGCGAACGCGGCCGGGCCGGACTGAGCGAGAATCGTCGTGAGTTCTGCCGGCTGTTATGGTCATTGTGGTCGCCGACCTGGCATTTCAACGACGACACGTACGCGCGTTCAGCCGCTGCATTCGACAATCCGGATTTCGTCGATGTCGTCATCCATTCGTACCGGCATCGCTATGGACTCGTCGACGGCGATCCGCAATTCGACGACATAGAGCGCCGCTTGGCGGTCATGCCATCCATCACGGTGCCGGCCATCACGCTGCAAGGCGATGCCGATGGCGTCAGTCCTCCAGGCGGCAGTCAGGCCGGCTTGAAGCGGTTCACGGGCCGTCATGAGAACCGCGTGGTTCCGAATGCCGGTCACAACCTTGCGCAAGAGGCGCCGGATGCGTTCGCCGACGCGATTCTTGAGGTCAATGCCTGGGCGGGATGA
- a CDS encoding TolC family protein: protein MRIRLLGVAVSATLAGTVAAQTTATESSPPLRFDAVTQTAGNTVQTVPLTLDEAQRIALDNNPLLLSARSEADATAGSYMQAGARPNPEVSFLQEGFKSAERTSTGLLSQRIELAGQRSYRLDAASYARQGALASLDGRVAVLHADVSTAFYGVLFAQKTVELARDSADIATRSAQLVQRRATAGKVSPVEATRAQVAATEAQIALTSANAFVSATRVKLASTMGIPDLTDRVVTGDAEALQVPIGLSALQQRIEDSPAARRAFAEIGRSNAILSLERARRTPDITVSAGMKRIVAGGISSNQAVVGISIPLPIFDTNRGAVIEARHRAEKASSDRDGALAQMRMDIAQAYASYDAASSEARRLKSEVLPAARQALDATSRGFDLGKFGFIDVLDAQRTLFQTRSQYLKALIAARQAYADLERLVGNIELASSLPPSAQP from the coding sequence ATGCGTATACGCCTTTTAGGAGTGGCCGTATCGGCCACGCTTGCCGGCACGGTCGCAGCACAAACCACGGCGACAGAAAGTTCTCCGCCGCTGCGCTTTGATGCAGTCACGCAAACCGCAGGTAACACGGTTCAGACAGTGCCGTTGACGCTGGACGAAGCGCAGCGTATCGCGCTCGACAATAATCCGCTGCTGCTAAGCGCTCGCTCGGAAGCAGACGCAACGGCAGGATCATATATGCAGGCCGGTGCTCGCCCGAATCCGGAAGTGTCATTCCTGCAAGAGGGATTCAAGAGTGCCGAACGGACTTCGACAGGGCTCTTGAGCCAGCGCATCGAACTTGCGGGTCAACGGTCCTACCGCCTGGATGCTGCCTCATACGCGCGGCAGGGTGCTCTCGCATCACTCGATGGACGGGTCGCCGTATTGCACGCCGATGTGAGCACAGCGTTTTACGGGGTGTTGTTCGCGCAAAAGACAGTCGAACTCGCCCGGGACTCGGCCGACATTGCAACCCGCTCGGCGCAATTGGTCCAGCGACGTGCGACAGCGGGCAAAGTCTCCCCGGTTGAAGCAACCCGGGCGCAGGTCGCGGCAACCGAAGCTCAAATTGCCCTGACAAGCGCGAACGCATTCGTTTCGGCTACGCGAGTAAAGCTTGCGTCGACCATGGGAATCCCTGATTTGACGGATCGAGTCGTGACTGGGGACGCCGAAGCGCTGCAGGTGCCTATCGGCTTGTCGGCGCTGCAACAGAGGATCGAAGATTCGCCGGCGGCCCGTCGAGCATTCGCAGAGATAGGCCGTTCCAACGCGATCCTGTCCCTCGAGCGCGCGAGGCGCACGCCGGACATCACCGTGAGCGCCGGCATGAAACGCATCGTCGCAGGCGGGATATCAAGCAATCAGGCTGTGGTCGGTATCTCGATCCCGTTGCCCATTTTCGATACCAATAGAGGCGCGGTGATCGAGGCCAGGCATCGTGCGGAAAAAGCCAGCTCGGATCGTGACGGGGCGCTCGCGCAAATGCGCATGGACATCGCTCAAGCCTACGCGAGCTATGACGCGGCGAGCTCAGAGGCGCGGCGCTTGAAGAGCGAAGTGCTCCCAGCCGCTCGGCAGGCGCTGGACGCCACGTCACGCGGATTCGACCTGGGCAAGTTCGGTTTCATAGATGTCCTCGATGCACAACGCACGCTCTTCCAGACACGATCGCAGTACCTCAAGGCCTTGATCGCGGCGCGACAGGCTTACGCCGACCTCGAGCGCCTCGTTGGAAATATCGAACTGGCATCGTCATTACCCCCCTCTGCACAACCCTAA
- a CDS encoding DUF4148 domain-containing protein — MKASKNIPAVLVLTCASVVAFAQTPPSGKTRQQVQQELVQARHDGIIPTTKNDYPPSAATVARNQDVHAVTKHPGERVPAQADLHDTAK; from the coding sequence ATGAAAGCGTCGAAAAATATTCCCGCAGTTCTGGTTTTGACATGCGCGTCAGTGGTTGCGTTTGCTCAAACGCCGCCAAGCGGAAAAACTCGCCAGCAAGTGCAGCAGGAACTGGTACAAGCGCGGCACGATGGCATCATTCCGACTACGAAGAACGACTATCCGCCCAGCGCGGCCACCGTTGCGCGCAATCAGGACGTCCATGCTGTAACAAAACATCCGGGTGAGCGAGTGCCGGCGCAAGCGGACCTTCACGACACTGCGAAGTGA
- a CDS encoding HAD-IC family P-type ATPase yields the protein MDHRPPALALVAGDIVKLSLGTVVAADVRLSAGSVLLDQSMLTGESAATESGAGSLAFAGALVRRGEAVAEVIATGERTKFGRTAELVRTAKVESSQQKTVLRVVRNLVLFNGAVTLLLGIYAFSVSMPIGEVVPLLLVALLSSIPVALPSMFTLAAAVGARSLASRGVLPTSLSAVDEAAGIDILCSDKTGTLTRNELAVINVRALPPYDEAHVLALAAAASSDGGRDPVDTAIRRASASQPVKDIPALITFIPFDPALKRSEATVRGADGAQQRVLKGAFPTIAALAQPSANAAPIVDEFEAKGLRVLAVAAGTSGALTIAGFIALSDPPRDDSAALVTELDGLGVRTVMVTGDARKTAETVAASVGIKGAVWDKSPIPADMNAQSYAVFASVLPEDKYQLVKSLQQRGHIVGMCGDGANDAPALRQAQMGIAVSTATDVAKSAAGVVLTEAGLGGIVALVKEGRTTFQRILTYTLRSIIHKIVQVLFLAVGLILTGHAILTPALMVLMMVTGDFLAMSSSTDNVRPSPRPNIWRIRNLTIAGIVLGIVDLLFCVACLATAKFALGFDTGMLRTVAVVTLVFSGQAVFYVAREREHLWSSVPGKWLILSSMVDLTFISILAINGVLMDAVPLVVILGLLGAAAVLALVLDSVKQVLFHRMTVA from the coding sequence GTGGACCACCGTCCCCCGGCGCTTGCGCTAGTGGCGGGCGATATCGTCAAGCTGTCGCTTGGCACCGTCGTTGCCGCCGATGTCCGGCTGAGCGCCGGCTCCGTCCTGCTCGACCAGTCGATGCTCACCGGCGAATCCGCCGCCACCGAATCCGGCGCGGGATCGCTGGCCTTTGCCGGCGCGCTGGTGCGTCGCGGCGAAGCCGTGGCGGAAGTGATCGCAACCGGCGAGCGTACGAAGTTCGGCCGCACGGCGGAGCTGGTGCGCACGGCCAAGGTCGAAAGCTCGCAACAGAAGACGGTCCTGCGTGTCGTGCGTAATCTGGTGTTGTTCAACGGCGCGGTGACCCTGCTTCTTGGCATCTATGCCTTTTCGGTTTCCATGCCGATCGGCGAGGTCGTGCCGCTGCTGCTCGTCGCGCTTTTATCGTCGATTCCCGTGGCGTTGCCTTCCATGTTCACGCTCGCCGCCGCGGTCGGCGCACGCTCGCTCGCAAGCCGCGGCGTCTTGCCGACAAGCCTCTCAGCCGTCGATGAAGCCGCCGGCATCGACATCCTTTGTTCCGACAAGACCGGCACGCTGACACGCAACGAACTCGCGGTGATCAACGTTCGCGCGCTGCCGCCCTACGACGAAGCCCACGTCCTGGCACTGGCCGCGGCCGCGAGTTCGGACGGCGGCCGGGATCCCGTCGATACCGCCATCCGCCGCGCATCGGCAAGCCAGCCGGTCAAGGACATCCCGGCGTTGATCACGTTCATCCCTTTCGATCCCGCCCTGAAACGCTCCGAAGCCACAGTGCGCGGTGCAGACGGCGCGCAACAACGCGTCCTGAAAGGCGCATTCCCGACCATTGCGGCACTTGCGCAGCCGAGCGCGAATGCTGCGCCAATCGTGGATGAATTCGAGGCCAAGGGGTTACGCGTACTGGCCGTCGCGGCGGGAACATCCGGTGCCCTGACGATAGCCGGGTTTATCGCCCTGAGCGATCCGCCCCGCGACGACTCCGCTGCGCTGGTCACCGAACTCGACGGGCTCGGCGTGCGCACGGTCATGGTGACGGGCGACGCGCGCAAGACCGCGGAAACAGTGGCGGCATCGGTTGGCATCAAGGGCGCTGTCTGGGACAAGAGCCCGATTCCCGCCGACATGAATGCGCAAAGCTACGCGGTCTTCGCGAGCGTGCTGCCGGAGGACAAGTACCAGCTCGTCAAGTCACTGCAGCAGCGCGGACATATCGTGGGGATGTGCGGCGATGGCGCGAACGACGCGCCCGCGTTAAGGCAGGCGCAGATGGGCATTGCGGTATCGACGGCCACGGATGTCGCGAAATCGGCCGCGGGCGTCGTGCTCACGGAAGCGGGCCTTGGCGGTATCGTCGCGCTGGTCAAGGAAGGCCGGACCACGTTCCAGCGCATCCTGACCTACACGCTGCGCTCGATCATCCACAAGATCGTGCAGGTCCTGTTCCTTGCCGTCGGCCTGATTCTGACGGGTCACGCGATCCTCACACCGGCGCTCATGGTGCTGATGATGGTGACCGGCGACTTCCTGGCCATGTCGTCTTCCACCGATAACGTGCGCCCCTCGCCACGCCCGAACATCTGGCGCATCCGCAACCTGACCATCGCGGGTATTGTGTTGGGAATCGTGGATCTGCTGTTCTGCGTTGCATGCCTCGCGACGGCGAAATTTGCACTGGGCTTCGACACCGGCATGCTGCGCACAGTGGCAGTCGTGACGCTCGTATTCAGCGGTCAGGCGGTCTTTTATGTCGCGCGGGAACGGGAACATCTTTGGAGTTCGGTGCCGGGGAAATGGCTGATCCTGTCGTCCATGGTGGATCTGACGTTCATCAGCATCCTGGCAATCAACGGCGTTCTGATGGATGCCGTGCCGCTCGTCGTCATTCTCGGCTTGCTGGGCGCCGCGGCGGTGCTCGCCCTCGTACTCGATTCAGTCAAACAAGTCTTGTTTCATCGAATGACGGTGGCGTGA
- a CDS encoding efflux RND transporter periplasmic adaptor subunit, with translation MASKKSLVLAAGGSAVVVAFLLLSANYFGADINGTSAANAAPATDPSAGPRGGTVLTSGTQSIEVVFVEQGDAVQLEVYPLSQGKPIGPAGVSISGVIKRYDGSQQLVDLVASGQKFVLPGPIAKPHVFDVLLNVRAAGANASYEVSRADGAIRLSPEQLKASGIAMKNSGPASVASSFVLPGEIRFNEDATAHIVPRVAGIVEKVSVSLGQRVEKGQVLALIASTDLADRRSELLTAERRLWAAQATYAREKTLWLEKISAEQDYLLAETQLREAEIATASARQKLLALNASAATGALSRYELRAPFTGTIVEKHVTVGEAVAADANVLVLSDLNTVWAEMAVPAQRLNEVQVGRETTISAAAFESKASGKIAYVGSLLGEQTRTAPARVVLANPDGSWRPGMFVNVSVTAGSKDAPVAAATDALQDIDGKPAIFVQTSKGFVAQGVELGRRDDRFVEITKGLKVGQRYAAANSFVLKAELEKGSAEGH, from the coding sequence ATGGCAAGCAAAAAAAGTCTGGTTCTGGCTGCCGGCGGATCTGCCGTCGTAGTTGCATTCCTGTTGTTGTCAGCGAACTACTTCGGCGCGGACATCAACGGCACAAGCGCAGCGAATGCCGCACCCGCGACCGACCCGTCCGCGGGTCCCCGGGGAGGCACAGTGCTGACAAGCGGGACACAGTCCATAGAGGTCGTGTTTGTGGAGCAGGGGGACGCCGTGCAACTTGAGGTATATCCCCTTTCCCAAGGCAAGCCCATCGGTCCCGCCGGTGTTTCCATATCGGGCGTTATAAAGCGCTATGACGGCAGCCAGCAACTGGTCGATTTGGTTGCATCCGGACAAAAATTTGTTTTGCCCGGACCGATTGCGAAGCCTCATGTATTCGACGTCTTGTTGAATGTCCGTGCCGCCGGCGCAAATGCGAGCTATGAGGTGTCTCGCGCAGACGGTGCAATTCGATTGTCGCCGGAGCAGTTGAAGGCGTCCGGCATCGCGATGAAAAACTCGGGGCCGGCGTCGGTCGCCAGTTCGTTTGTTCTCCCCGGCGAAATCAGATTCAACGAAGATGCCACCGCGCATATCGTGCCTCGCGTCGCCGGAATCGTTGAGAAGGTCTCCGTGTCATTGGGTCAGCGTGTCGAGAAAGGCCAGGTGCTGGCGCTCATTGCGAGCACTGACCTTGCAGATCGCCGCAGCGAATTGCTGACAGCCGAGCGCAGGCTATGGGCCGCACAGGCCACGTATGCGCGGGAAAAAACGTTGTGGCTGGAAAAAATATCGGCTGAGCAGGACTATCTGCTGGCCGAGACACAGTTGCGCGAAGCGGAGATCGCGACTGCGAGTGCTCGCCAGAAGTTACTGGCGCTCAATGCTTCTGCTGCCACTGGCGCGCTGAGTCGCTATGAATTGCGGGCGCCATTTACGGGCACGATCGTTGAAAAGCACGTCACTGTTGGCGAAGCGGTTGCGGCTGACGCGAATGTATTGGTCCTGTCCGACCTCAACACGGTATGGGCCGAGATGGCTGTGCCCGCACAACGGCTGAACGAAGTCCAGGTTGGCCGGGAAACCACGATCAGTGCGGCGGCGTTCGAGTCGAAAGCCTCGGGGAAAATCGCGTATGTCGGGTCGCTGCTTGGTGAGCAGACCCGAACCGCACCCGCGCGGGTCGTGCTCGCCAATCCAGACGGATCATGGCGCCCCGGCATGTTCGTGAATGTCTCGGTAACTGCAGGTTCAAAGGACGCGCCTGTTGCAGCCGCCACCGACGCGTTGCAGGACATCGACGGCAAGCCTGCGATCTTCGTTCAGACCTCGAAAGGATTCGTGGCGCAAGGCGTCGAACTGGGCCGCCGTGACGACCGTTTTGTCGAAATCACCAAGGGGCTGAAGGTGGGTCAGCGGTATGCCGCTGCGAACAGCTTCGTTTTAAAAGCCGAACTTGAAAAAGGCAGTGCCGAAGGGCATTGA
- a CDS encoding LysR family transcriptional regulator, whose product MNTRDLQAFVAVVESGSMVRAAEKLHLTQPGLTRRVQNLETMLGVELLERQSKPLKPSAAGNEVYALARTVLRAVDDLLSVASLDSEPSGEMRIGMPPFLGKVALEKPVDRLRCMFARLTLRVTAGWSPSLVQGVERGSLDAAIVLMPPGFAPPEALHAARLAFVPTVIVAARSLGLPDVPATLAELSRHEWVLNQDGCGMRSVLRRALQAAGLPLNVAVEAFGSELQLSLVARGLGIGLVTPDILERSSHRAALQIIDTTDFRTGVDVWFVHGSVPGRLMRAIDLLRSSLDDVLAERGIAPLAEEMEPAGQVAQ is encoded by the coding sequence GTGAACACCCGGGACTTGCAGGCGTTTGTCGCAGTCGTAGAAAGCGGTTCGATGGTTCGTGCCGCGGAAAAGCTCCATCTTACGCAGCCGGGTTTAACGCGGCGCGTGCAAAACCTCGAGACCATGCTGGGCGTGGAACTGCTCGAGCGTCAGAGCAAGCCGCTGAAGCCATCGGCTGCCGGCAACGAGGTGTATGCGCTCGCGCGAACCGTGCTGCGCGCGGTGGACGACTTGTTGTCGGTTGCATCGCTCGACAGCGAACCGTCCGGCGAAATGCGGATCGGGATGCCGCCCTTTCTCGGCAAAGTGGCGCTGGAGAAGCCCGTTGACCGTCTGCGCTGCATGTTTGCGCGACTGACGCTGCGTGTCACGGCGGGCTGGTCGCCATCACTCGTGCAAGGCGTCGAACGCGGATCGCTCGATGCAGCAATCGTATTGATGCCACCCGGCTTCGCGCCGCCGGAGGCATTGCACGCAGCACGCCTCGCGTTCGTGCCGACGGTGATTGTCGCGGCGCGTTCTCTCGGGCTTCCTGATGTGCCGGCAACGCTCGCAGAGTTGAGCCGCCACGAATGGGTGCTGAATCAGGATGGCTGCGGAATGCGCTCGGTGTTGAGGCGCGCGCTGCAAGCTGCCGGCCTGCCGTTGAACGTCGCGGTCGAAGCGTTCGGCTCCGAACTTCAACTGTCCCTTGTTGCACGCGGGCTCGGTATCGGGCTTGTCACGCCGGACATACTGGAGAGGAGTTCGCACCGGGCGGCGCTGCAGATCATCGATACCACCGATTTCCGCACTGGAGTGGATGTGTGGTTCGTCCATGGTTCCGTTCCGGGCCGGTTGATGCGGGCCATCGACCTGTTGCGTTCTTCATTGGACGACGTGCTTGCCGAACGCGGCATCGCGCCGCTCGCCGAAGAAATGGAACCGGCCGGTCAGGTCGCTCAGTAA
- a CDS encoding MFS transporter, whose amino-acid sequence MLPTAETTPVVSRVPKADATPTLTVPLTVFFATAVGVMVMNLFAAQTLTGAIGLSLHLAPQFAGLAAMLPQLGYAIGLVLLVPLCDLLENRRLIVWTLACGAVFLAMAMVADSRVLFLVAVLLAGVASSAIQMLVPMAASMAPEIHRGRAVGNVMSGLMLGILLSRPAASLIAGTVGWRAFYGLAALTDALVAVVLYLKLPVRTPGNRTSYSALLYSLWTLVRTEPVLQRNAASAALVMGAFSAFWTAIGLRLVQPPFGFGMNGIALFALAGAAGAIVTPLAGRAGDRGWSRKMLLAGHLTMLVALLVIGVAGAGWGGFSAQAHPVLAVAMLVVGAGALDAGVVTDQTLGRRAINLMDPTARGRLNGLFVGIFFVGGALGAALSGAAWALSGWSGVCAVGFVFTAFAFVLRAAGERSKPRFAAQQKQ is encoded by the coding sequence ATGCTTCCCACCGCAGAAACCACCCCCGTCGTCAGTAGGGTGCCGAAAGCCGACGCCACGCCTACGCTCACTGTCCCGCTGACCGTTTTCTTCGCGACCGCAGTCGGCGTGATGGTGATGAACCTGTTTGCCGCTCAAACGCTGACCGGCGCGATCGGCTTGAGCCTGCACCTTGCACCGCAGTTCGCCGGCCTCGCTGCCATGCTGCCGCAACTTGGCTACGCAATCGGACTGGTGCTGCTCGTGCCGCTATGCGATCTGCTGGAGAACCGTCGGCTTATTGTGTGGACGCTGGCTTGCGGGGCCGTCTTTCTCGCAATGGCGATGGTCGCCGATTCGCGCGTCTTGTTTCTCGTCGCTGTATTGCTGGCAGGCGTTGCGTCCAGCGCCATCCAGATGCTCGTCCCGATGGCCGCTTCAATGGCGCCGGAAATTCATCGCGGACGCGCGGTCGGCAATGTGATGAGCGGCTTGATGCTCGGGATCCTGTTGTCGCGTCCGGCCGCGAGCCTGATAGCGGGGACAGTCGGCTGGCGTGCTTTCTACGGTCTCGCCGCGCTTACTGATGCGCTGGTCGCCGTCGTGCTGTATCTGAAGCTTCCCGTGCGCACGCCTGGTAACCGGACATCGTATTCCGCTCTCCTGTATTCGCTTTGGACATTGGTGCGCACCGAGCCTGTGCTGCAACGCAATGCTGCATCGGCGGCACTGGTCATGGGTGCGTTCAGCGCGTTCTGGACCGCGATCGGCCTGCGGCTCGTTCAACCGCCGTTCGGCTTCGGCATGAATGGCATTGCGTTGTTTGCGCTCGCCGGTGCGGCAGGAGCGATCGTGACACCGCTCGCCGGTCGTGCGGGCGACCGGGGATGGAGCCGCAAGATGCTGCTGGCCGGCCATCTGACGATGCTCGTTGCGCTCCTGGTAATCGGCGTGGCCGGTGCCGGCTGGGGAGGCTTTTCGGCGCAGGCGCATCCGGTATTGGCTGTCGCGATGCTGGTCGTAGGCGCGGGCGCGCTCGATGCCGGTGTTGTCACCGACCAGACGCTCGGCCGGCGGGCAATCAACCTGATGGACCCGACTGCGCGCGGGCGACTGAATGGCTTGTTCGTCGGGATATTCTTTGTCGGCGGCGCGCTCGGCGCCGCATTGTCAGGCGCTGCCTGGGCGCTGTCCGGATGGTCCGGCGTCTGTGCGGTTGGGTTCGTGTTCACCGCCTTCGCTTTCGTTTTGCGGGCCGCGGGGGAGAGGAGCAAACCGCGCTTTGCCGCTCAGCAGAAGCAGTGA
- a CDS encoding cation-transporting P-type ATPase encodes MTVSSPGPADDSITLSVPQAGAPKLKTTGAAGLSTAEAALRLTQNGANAVADITPHPLWRAVRKLWAPVPWMLEAAIVLQLGLGDYVGAGIVLLLLLFNAGLGLFQEGQAQATVDALKSRLALIAAVRRDGQWTTVPRRLR; translated from the coding sequence TTGACCGTCTCTTCGCCCGGCCCGGCCGATGACAGCATCACCCTTTCGGTCCCGCAAGCGGGTGCACCGAAGCTCAAGACAACCGGTGCCGCCGGCCTCAGCACGGCCGAAGCCGCGCTGCGGCTCACACAAAACGGTGCGAACGCCGTCGCCGATATCACGCCTCACCCGCTATGGCGCGCGGTCCGGAAATTATGGGCACCGGTTCCGTGGATGCTCGAAGCGGCAATCGTCCTGCAACTGGGACTGGGCGATTATGTCGGCGCGGGTATCGTCCTGTTGTTGCTGCTCTTCAACGCAGGGCTCGGGCTCTTCCAGGAAGGTCAGGCGCAAGCCACCGTCGATGCCCTCAAGTCACGTCTCGCGCTGATCGCGGCCGTGCGTCGCGACGGCCAGTGGACCACCGTCCCCCGGCGCTTGCGCTAG